In Macaca fascicularis isolate 582-1 chromosome X, T2T-MFA8v1.1, one DNA window encodes the following:
- the LOC102122899 gene encoding melanoma-associated antigen C2, producing the protein MPPIPGVPFHNVDDDSPASVESEDWVDAQDPTDEEEEEASSISSSTFYLVFSPSSFSSSSSLILGGPEEEVPSDVIPSLPESTPSSPPQSPPQGPSQSPLSSCCSSFSWSSFSEESSSQKEEDTSTCQGLPDSESSFTHTLDEKVAELVAFLLLRYKAEEPVTEAEMLMIVIKYKDYFPVILKRAREFMELLFGLALIEVGPDHFSVFANTVDLTDEGSDDEGMPENSLLIIILSVIFIKGSFASEEVIWEVLNAIGVYAGREHFIYGEPRELLTKVWVQGQYLECREVPNSSPPYYEFLWGPRAHSESIKSKVLEFLAKLNNTVPSSFPSWYKDALKDVEERAQAMTDTTDDATVMATESLSVMSSNLPFSE; encoded by the coding sequence ATGCCTCCCATTCCGGGCGTTCCATTCCACAACGTTGACGACGACTCTCCGGCCTCAGTTGAGTCAGAGGACTGGGTAGATGCACAGGATCCcacagatgaggaagaggaggaagcctCCTCCATTTCCTCTTCCACTTTCTACTTAGTATTttccccctcttccttctcctcatccTCTTCTCTGATTCTTGGTGGTCCTGAGGAGGAGGTGCCGTCTGATGTGATACCAAGTCTTCCCGAGAGCACTCCCAGTAGTCCTCCACAGAGTCCTCCACAGGGTCCTTCCCAGAGTCCTCTGAGCTCCTGTTGCTCCTCTTTTTCATGGAGCTCATTCAGTGAAGAGTCCAGCAGCCAAAAAGAGGAGGATACAAGTACCTGTCAGGGCCTGCCAGACAGTGAGTCCTCTTTCACACATACACTAGATGAAAAGGTGGCCGAGTTAGTGGCGTTCCTGCTCCTCAGGTACAAAGCAGAGGAGCCTGTAACAGAGGCAGAGATGCTGATGATTGTCATCAAGTACAAAGACTACTTTCCTGTGATACTCAAGAGAGCCCGTGAGTTCATGGAGCTCCTTTTTGGCCTTGCCCTGATAGAAGTGGGCCCTGACCACTTTTCTGTGTTTGCAAACACAGTAGACCTCACTGATGAGGGTAGTGATGATGAGGGCATGCCGGAGAACAGCCTCCTGATTATTATTCTGAGTGTGATCTTCATAAAGGGCAGCTTTGCCTCTGAGGAGGTCATCTGGGAAGTGCTGAATGCAATAGGGGTGTATGCTGGGAGGGAGCACTTCATCTATGGGGAGCCCAGGGAGCTCCTCACTAAAGTTTGGGTGCAGGGGCAATACCTGGAGTGTCGGGAGGTGCCAAACAGTTCTCCTCCATATTATGAATTCCTGTGGGGTCCGAGAGCCCATTCAGAAAGCATCAAGAGTAAAGTACTAGAGTTTTTAGCCAAGCTGAACAACACTGTCCCTAGTTCCTTTCCATCCTGGTACAAGGATGCTTTGAAAGATGTGGAAGAGAGAGCCCAGGCCATGACTGATACCACAGATGATGCCACTGTCATGGCCACTGAAAGCCTCAGTGTCATGTCCAGCAACCTCCCCTTTTCTGAGTGA